The Numida meleagris isolate 19003 breed g44 Domestic line chromosome 20, NumMel1.0, whole genome shotgun sequence genome has a window encoding:
- the MRTO4 gene encoding mRNA turnover protein 4 homolog — translation MPKSKRDRKVSLTRTPRKGLEAKQALIAELRRCVDTYKHIFIFSVANMRNNKLKDVRNAWKHSRIFFGKNKVMMVALGREPSSEYRENLHKVSKHLRGEVGLLFTNRTKEEVDEWFSSFKEVDFARAGNKATCTVSLDTGPLEQFPHSMEPQLRQLGLPTALKKGVVTLLSDYEVCKEGDILTPEQARVLKLFGYEMAEFKVTIKFLWNSETGDFQKLAGDEEEEEDEKEEEEEEEDIDISED, via the exons ATGCCGAAGTCCAAGCGGGACCGCAAGG TGTCCCTGACGCGGACGCCCAGGAAGGGGCTGGAGGCCAAGCAGGCGCTGATCGCTGAG CTGCGGCGATGCGTGGACACCTACAAACACATCTTCATCTTCTCCGTGGCCAACATGCGGAACAACAAGCTGAAGGACGTGCGGAACGCCTGGAAGCACAGCCG GATCTTCTTCGGGAAGAACAAAGTGATGATGGTGGCACTGGGCCGCGAGCCGAGCAGCGAGTACCGGGAGAACCTGCACAAG GTCAGCAAGCACCTGAGGGGTGAGGTTGGTCTCCTCTTCACCAATCGCACCAAGGAGGAGGTGGATGA GTGGTTCTCCAGCTTCAAGGAGGTGGATTTTGCACGAGCGGGGAACAAGGCGACGTGCACCGTCAGCCTGGACACGGGGCCGCTGGAGCAGTTTCCCCACTCCATGGAGCCTCAGCTGCGGCAGCTGGGATTGCCCACAGCTTTAAAGAAAG GAGTGGTGACGCTACTCTCAGATTACGAAGTCTGCAAAGAAGGGGACATTCTGACCCCCGAGCAAGCACGCGTCCTG AAACTCTTTGGCTACGAGATGGCGGAGTTTAAAGTGACCATCAAATTTCTGTGGAATTCTGAGACGGGAGACTTCCAGAAGCTCGCGggagatgaggaggaagaggaggacgaaaaggaagaggaggaggaagaggaggacatTGACATCAGTGAGGACTAG
- the PQLC2 gene encoding lysosomal amino acid transporter 1 homolog isoform X1 yields the protein MAEGLWARPPAGNGSECPDGARWVLRLLGECARDGRDVGSAVLGLLSIACFAAAALPQFYQACKTGIMDRALSIYFLLGWLGGDLLNLIGSFLANQLPLQVYTAVYYVLADLVMLSLYGYYKAKNWSTGATASINAACLFCLLGTATTLTVLGHDAGPAPDPAAFRGRSLLSLGLEGPGPEPISKSEIIGFAIGSISSVLYLCSRLPQIYTNYRRKSTAGVSFLLFALVMLGNLLYGTSVLLKNPEPGQSEGDYVLHHLPWLIGSLGVLSLDVIISFQFLAYRTGQPGAGEEREALLAEQAFLPPPSRRKAHSLGAPWDCLMPLSLPLCFQTPWPSCTQWVSFSPPVLGGFPIRARLPIASLQPAGFPLLLSPGFPRETSLLFSRLGNGRARVSKGFLKAGRTAST from the exons ATGGCGGAGGGGCTCTGGGCACGGCCCCCAGCCGGGAATGGCTCCGAGTGCCCCGACGGCGCCCGCTGGGTGCTGCGGCTGCTGGGCGAGTGCGCACGGGACGGGCGGGACGTGGGCAGTgccgtgctggggctgctctccatcGCCTGCTTCGCTGCCGCCGCGCTGCC GCAGTTCTACCAAGCCTGCAAGACGGGCATCATGGACCGGGCGCTCTCCATTTACTTTCTGCTGGGCTGGCTCGGTGGAGACCTCCTGAACCTCATCGGCTCCTTCCTGGCGAATCAGCTGCCCCTGCAG GTGTACACCGCTGTGTACTACGTGCTGGCAGACCTGGTGATGCTTTCGCTGTACGGCTACTACAAAGCCAagaactggagcacaggag CCACGGCCTCCATCAACGCCGCCTGCCTCTTCTGCCTGCTGGGAACGGCCACAACCCTCACGGTGCTGGGCCACGACGCAGGCCCGGCCCCCGACCCTGCGGCATTCAGAGGGAGATCTCTGCTCTCCTTGGGCCTGGAGGGGCCTGGCCCTGAG CCCATCAGCAAGAGTGAGATCATCGGCTTCGCCATCGGCTCCATCTCCTCCGTGCTCTACCTCTGCTCCCGGCTCCCCCAGATCTACACCAAC TACCGGAGGAAATCCACGGCCGGGgtctccttcctgctctttgCCCTGGTGATGCTGGGGAATTTGCTGTATGGCACCAGCGTGCTGCTGAAGAACCCGGAGCCGGGGCAGAGCGAAGGCGACTACGTCCTGCACCACCTGCCCTGGCTCATTGGCAGCCTGGGTGTCCTCTCCCTGGATGTCATC ATCTCGTTCCAGTTCCTCGCCTATCGCACAGGACAGCCCGGCGCTGGCGAGGAGCGAGAGGCACTGCTCGCTGAGCAAG CTTTCCTACCACCACCCTCCCGGAGGAAGGCACACAGCCTGGGTGCTCCGTGGGACTGCTTGATGCCTCTCTCCTTACCCCTTTGTTTCCAGACTCCCTGGCCTTCCTGCACACAGTGGGTGAGTTTTTCTCCTCCGGTCCTTGGCGGTTTCCCCATCAGGGCTCGCCTGCCTATTGCCAGCCTCCAGCCAGCAGGAtttcctctgctcctttctccagGATTTCCAAGGGAAACGTCTCTGCTGTTCTCCCGGCTGGGTAATGGCCGAGCACGGGTGAGCAAAGGTTTTCTGAAAGCTGGAAGAACAGCCTCTACCTAA
- the AKR7A2 gene encoding aflatoxin B1 aldehyde reductase member 2, with the protein MAAGGVRPGVVLGAMEMGRRASPEASSALLRAFLRRGHRLLDTAYMYAGGESERILGTLLAGGEHSVEVATKANPWEGKTLKPESVRSQLNTSLERLQRTSVELFYLHAPDHGTPVEETLRACNELHKEGKFKELGLSNYASWEVAEICTICKCNNWLMPTVYQGMYNATTRQVELELFPCLRHYGLRFYAYNPLAGGLLTGKYKYEDKDTRQPTGRFFGNDWAQAYRDRYWKKHNFEGIELVEKALKDAYGSNAPSLASAALRWLYHHSQLQGSLGDAVIIGMSNMEQLEQNLNYSEEGPLLPAVVEAFDKAWKLTAHDCPNYFR; encoded by the exons ATGGCGGCGGGGGGTGTGCGGCCGGGAGTCGTGCTCGGAGCCATGGAGATGGGGCGGCGCGCCAGCCCTGAGGCGAGCTCCGCGCTGCTGCGCGCCTTCCTGCGGCGCGGACACCGCCTGCTCGACACCGCCTACATGTACGCGGGCGGAGAGTCCGAGCGCATCCTCGGCACGCTGCTGGCCGGCGGGGAGCACTCGG TGGAAGTGGCCACCAAGGCCAACCCCTGGGAAGGGAAGACGCTGAAGCCAGAGAGCGTGCGGTCGCAGCTGAACACATCCCTGGAGAGGCTGCAGAGGACGAGCGTGGAGCTCTTCTACCTCCATGCCCCCGACCACGGGACCCCGGTGGAGGAGACGCTGCGTGCCTGCAATGAGCTGCACAAGGAG GGAAAGTTTAAAGAACTCGGCCTGTCAAACTACGCATCCTGGGAGGTGGCAGAAATCTGCACTATCTGCAAATGCAACAACTGGCTGATGCCGACTGTGTACCAG GGCATGTACAACGCAACCACTCGCCAGGTAGAACTGGAGCTGTTCCCTTGCCTGAGACACTACGGGCTGCGGTTCTACGCCTACAATCCGCTGGCTG GAGGGCTGCTGACTGGGAAGTACAAGTACGAGGACAAAGACACGCGCCAGCCCACGGGAAGATTTTTTGGGAATGACTGGGCTCAAGCCTACAGGGACAG gTACTGGAAGAAGCACAATTTTGAAGGAATTGAACTAGtagaaaaagcactgaaagatgCTTATGGTTCCAACGCACCGAGCCTGGCCTCCGCCGCGCTGCGTTGGTTGTACCACCACTCCCAGCTGCAG GGTTCTCTTGGAGACGCAGTGATCATTGGGATGTCCAACATGGAGCAGTTGGAGCAGAACCTGAACTACAGCGAGGAGGGCCCGCTGCTCCCAGCCGTGGTGGAGGCGTTTGACAAAGCCTGGAAGCTGACTGCACACGACTGCCCCAACTATTTCCGCTAG
- the PQLC2 gene encoding lysosomal amino acid transporter 1 homolog isoform X4 gives MAEGLWARPPAGNGSECPDGARWVLRLLGECARDGRDVGSAVLGLLSIACFAAAALPQFYQACKTGIMDRALSIYFLLGWLGGDLLNLIGSFLANQLPLQVYTAVYYVLADLVMLSLYGYYKAKNWSTGATASINAACLFCLLGTATTLTVLGHDAGPAPDPAAFRGRSLLSLGLEGPGPEPISKSEIIGFAIGSISSVLYLCSRLPQIYTNYRRKSTAGVSFLLFALVMLGNLLYGTSVLLKNPEPGQSEGDYVLHHLPWLIGSLGVLSLDVIISFQFLAYRTGQPGAGEEREALLAEQAFLPPPSRRKAHSLGAPWDCLMPLSLPLCFQTPWPSCTQWDFQGKRLCCSPGWVMAEHG, from the exons ATGGCGGAGGGGCTCTGGGCACGGCCCCCAGCCGGGAATGGCTCCGAGTGCCCCGACGGCGCCCGCTGGGTGCTGCGGCTGCTGGGCGAGTGCGCACGGGACGGGCGGGACGTGGGCAGTgccgtgctggggctgctctccatcGCCTGCTTCGCTGCCGCCGCGCTGCC GCAGTTCTACCAAGCCTGCAAGACGGGCATCATGGACCGGGCGCTCTCCATTTACTTTCTGCTGGGCTGGCTCGGTGGAGACCTCCTGAACCTCATCGGCTCCTTCCTGGCGAATCAGCTGCCCCTGCAG GTGTACACCGCTGTGTACTACGTGCTGGCAGACCTGGTGATGCTTTCGCTGTACGGCTACTACAAAGCCAagaactggagcacaggag CCACGGCCTCCATCAACGCCGCCTGCCTCTTCTGCCTGCTGGGAACGGCCACAACCCTCACGGTGCTGGGCCACGACGCAGGCCCGGCCCCCGACCCTGCGGCATTCAGAGGGAGATCTCTGCTCTCCTTGGGCCTGGAGGGGCCTGGCCCTGAG CCCATCAGCAAGAGTGAGATCATCGGCTTCGCCATCGGCTCCATCTCCTCCGTGCTCTACCTCTGCTCCCGGCTCCCCCAGATCTACACCAAC TACCGGAGGAAATCCACGGCCGGGgtctccttcctgctctttgCCCTGGTGATGCTGGGGAATTTGCTGTATGGCACCAGCGTGCTGCTGAAGAACCCGGAGCCGGGGCAGAGCGAAGGCGACTACGTCCTGCACCACCTGCCCTGGCTCATTGGCAGCCTGGGTGTCCTCTCCCTGGATGTCATC ATCTCGTTCCAGTTCCTCGCCTATCGCACAGGACAGCCCGGCGCTGGCGAGGAGCGAGAGGCACTGCTCGCTGAGCAAG CTTTCCTACCACCACCCTCCCGGAGGAAGGCACACAGCCTGGGTGCTCCGTGGGACTGCTTGATGCCTCTCTCCTTACCCCTTTGTTTCCAGACTCCCTGGCCTTCCTGCACACAGTGG GATTTCCAAGGGAAACGTCTCTGCTGTTCTCCCGGCTGGGTAATGGCCGAGCACGGGTGA
- the PQLC2 gene encoding lysosomal amino acid transporter 1 homolog isoform X3, protein MAEGLWARPPAGNGSECPDGARWVLRLLGECARDGRDVGSAVLGLLSIACFAAAALPQFYQACKTGIMDRALSIYFLLGWLGGDLLNLIGSFLANQLPLQVYTAVYYVLADLVMLSLYGYYKAKNWSTGATASINAACLFCLLGTATTLTVLGHDAGPAPDPAAFRGRSLLSLGLEGPGPEPISKSEIIGFAIGSISSVLYLCSRLPQIYTNYRRKSTAGVSFLLFALVMLGNLLYGTSVLLKNPEPGQSEGDYVLHHLPWLIGSLGVLSLDVIISFQFLAYRTGQPGAGEEREALLAEQAFLPPPSRRKAHSLGAPWDCLMPLSLPLCFQTPWPSCTQWDFLCSFLQDFQGKRLCCSPGWVMAEHG, encoded by the exons ATGGCGGAGGGGCTCTGGGCACGGCCCCCAGCCGGGAATGGCTCCGAGTGCCCCGACGGCGCCCGCTGGGTGCTGCGGCTGCTGGGCGAGTGCGCACGGGACGGGCGGGACGTGGGCAGTgccgtgctggggctgctctccatcGCCTGCTTCGCTGCCGCCGCGCTGCC GCAGTTCTACCAAGCCTGCAAGACGGGCATCATGGACCGGGCGCTCTCCATTTACTTTCTGCTGGGCTGGCTCGGTGGAGACCTCCTGAACCTCATCGGCTCCTTCCTGGCGAATCAGCTGCCCCTGCAG GTGTACACCGCTGTGTACTACGTGCTGGCAGACCTGGTGATGCTTTCGCTGTACGGCTACTACAAAGCCAagaactggagcacaggag CCACGGCCTCCATCAACGCCGCCTGCCTCTTCTGCCTGCTGGGAACGGCCACAACCCTCACGGTGCTGGGCCACGACGCAGGCCCGGCCCCCGACCCTGCGGCATTCAGAGGGAGATCTCTGCTCTCCTTGGGCCTGGAGGGGCCTGGCCCTGAG CCCATCAGCAAGAGTGAGATCATCGGCTTCGCCATCGGCTCCATCTCCTCCGTGCTCTACCTCTGCTCCCGGCTCCCCCAGATCTACACCAAC TACCGGAGGAAATCCACGGCCGGGgtctccttcctgctctttgCCCTGGTGATGCTGGGGAATTTGCTGTATGGCACCAGCGTGCTGCTGAAGAACCCGGAGCCGGGGCAGAGCGAAGGCGACTACGTCCTGCACCACCTGCCCTGGCTCATTGGCAGCCTGGGTGTCCTCTCCCTGGATGTCATC ATCTCGTTCCAGTTCCTCGCCTATCGCACAGGACAGCCCGGCGCTGGCGAGGAGCGAGAGGCACTGCTCGCTGAGCAAG CTTTCCTACCACCACCCTCCCGGAGGAAGGCACACAGCCTGGGTGCTCCGTGGGACTGCTTGATGCCTCTCTCCTTACCCCTTTGTTTCCAGACTCCCTGGCCTTCCTGCACACAGTGG GAtttcctctgctcctttctccagGATTTCCAAGGGAAACGTCTCTGCTGTTCTCCCGGCTGGGTAATGGCCGAGCACGGGTGA
- the PQLC2 gene encoding lysosomal amino acid transporter 1 homolog isoform X2, whose translation MAEGLWARPPAGNGSECPDGARWVLRLLGECARDGRDVGSAVLGLLSIACFAAAALPQFYQACKTGIMDRALSIYFLLGWLGGDLLNLIGSFLANQLPLQVYTAVYYVLADLVMLSLYGYYKAKNWSTGATASINAACLFCLLGTATTLTVLGHDAGPAPDPAAFRGRSLLSLGLEGPGPEPISKSEIIGFAIGSISSVLYLCSRLPQIYTNYRRKSTAGVSFLLFALVMLGNLLYGTSVLLKNPEPGQSEGDYVLHHLPWLIGSLGVLSLDVIISFQFLAYRTGQPGAGEEREALLAEQAFLPPPSRRKAHSLGAPWDCLMPLSLPLCFQTPWPSCTQWPAGFPLLLSPGFPRETSLLFSRLGNGRARVSKGFLKAGRTAST comes from the exons ATGGCGGAGGGGCTCTGGGCACGGCCCCCAGCCGGGAATGGCTCCGAGTGCCCCGACGGCGCCCGCTGGGTGCTGCGGCTGCTGGGCGAGTGCGCACGGGACGGGCGGGACGTGGGCAGTgccgtgctggggctgctctccatcGCCTGCTTCGCTGCCGCCGCGCTGCC GCAGTTCTACCAAGCCTGCAAGACGGGCATCATGGACCGGGCGCTCTCCATTTACTTTCTGCTGGGCTGGCTCGGTGGAGACCTCCTGAACCTCATCGGCTCCTTCCTGGCGAATCAGCTGCCCCTGCAG GTGTACACCGCTGTGTACTACGTGCTGGCAGACCTGGTGATGCTTTCGCTGTACGGCTACTACAAAGCCAagaactggagcacaggag CCACGGCCTCCATCAACGCCGCCTGCCTCTTCTGCCTGCTGGGAACGGCCACAACCCTCACGGTGCTGGGCCACGACGCAGGCCCGGCCCCCGACCCTGCGGCATTCAGAGGGAGATCTCTGCTCTCCTTGGGCCTGGAGGGGCCTGGCCCTGAG CCCATCAGCAAGAGTGAGATCATCGGCTTCGCCATCGGCTCCATCTCCTCCGTGCTCTACCTCTGCTCCCGGCTCCCCCAGATCTACACCAAC TACCGGAGGAAATCCACGGCCGGGgtctccttcctgctctttgCCCTGGTGATGCTGGGGAATTTGCTGTATGGCACCAGCGTGCTGCTGAAGAACCCGGAGCCGGGGCAGAGCGAAGGCGACTACGTCCTGCACCACCTGCCCTGGCTCATTGGCAGCCTGGGTGTCCTCTCCCTGGATGTCATC ATCTCGTTCCAGTTCCTCGCCTATCGCACAGGACAGCCCGGCGCTGGCGAGGAGCGAGAGGCACTGCTCGCTGAGCAAG CTTTCCTACCACCACCCTCCCGGAGGAAGGCACACAGCCTGGGTGCTCCGTGGGACTGCTTGATGCCTCTCTCCTTACCCCTTTGTTTCCAGACTCCCTGGCCTTCCTGCACACAGTGG CCAGCAGGAtttcctctgctcctttctccagGATTTCCAAGGGAAACGTCTCTGCTGTTCTCCCGGCTGGGTAATGGCCGAGCACGGGTGAGCAAAGGTTTTCTGAAAGCTGGAAGAACAGCCTCTACCTAA